Proteins encoded together in one Chitinophaga sp. LS1 window:
- the rbfA gene encoding 30S ribosome-binding factor RbfA encodes MQESKRQKQIGQLLQKELSDIFQRHGFNVVDGGMISISAVRVTPDLLEARVYLSMFQIKDNHEMINRIKEQMGVIKRDLGNRVGKQLRRIPELTLFLDDTLDYVFKMEELFRKINDDDAGKENK; translated from the coding sequence ATGCAGGAAAGCAAGAGACAGAAACAAATTGGACAACTGTTACAAAAAGAACTGAGTGATATATTCCAGCGTCATGGATTCAATGTAGTAGACGGAGGAATGATCTCCATCTCCGCAGTGCGCGTCACCCCGGATCTGCTGGAAGCAAGGGTATACCTGAGCATGTTCCAGATCAAGGATAACCACGAGATGATCAATAGAATCAAAGAACAGATGGGTGTGATCAAGAGAGACCTGGGCAATCGTGTAGGCAAACAGTTGCGCCGTATACCAGAGCTTACCCTGTTCCTCGATGACACGTTGGATTACGTGTTCAAGATGGAGGAACTGTTCAGGAAGATTAATGACGACGATGCCGGGAAGGAAAACAAATAG
- a CDS encoding transketolase has protein sequence MPQLKDIATQIRRDIVRMVHGCQSGHPGGSLGCADFFTALYFKVMQHKPQPFEMDGGDQDLFFLSNGHISPVFYSALARSGYFEVSELATFRQLNSRVQGHPTTHEGLPGIRMASGSLGQGLSVAIGAALTKKLNNDDRIVFSLHGDGELEEGQNWEAIMFAPHHKVDNLIATVDWNGQQIDGTVEAVAGLGDLEAKFAAFGWTVLHMNGNDMDEVVATLEKAVGMTGQGKPIVILMKTIMGAGVDFMEGHHEWHGIAPNDEQLKSALGQLPETLGDY, from the coding sequence ATGCCACAGTTGAAAGATATAGCTACACAAATCAGAAGGGATATCGTTCGCATGGTGCATGGCTGCCAGAGTGGCCATCCAGGCGGTTCATTAGGTTGTGCTGATTTTTTCACAGCCCTGTATTTTAAGGTGATGCAGCACAAGCCACAACCTTTCGAAATGGACGGAGGTGATCAGGATCTGTTCTTTTTATCAAATGGCCATATCTCGCCGGTATTTTACAGTGCATTGGCCCGTTCGGGTTATTTTGAGGTGTCAGAACTGGCTACATTCCGTCAGTTGAATTCCCGTGTACAGGGTCACCCTACTACTCACGAAGGTTTGCCTGGTATACGTATGGCATCAGGTTCTCTGGGTCAGGGTTTGAGTGTGGCGATTGGTGCTGCGCTGACTAAGAAACTGAATAATGATGACCGTATTGTATTCTCTCTGCATGGTGATGGTGAGTTGGAAGAAGGTCAGAACTGGGAAGCAATTATGTTTGCTCCTCATCATAAAGTGGATAATCTGATCGCAACTGTGGATTGGAATGGACAGCAGATTGATGGTACTGTTGAGGCGGTAGCAGGATTGGGTGACCTGGAAGCGAAGTTTGCAGCTTTTGGATGGACAGTGTTGCATATGAATGGAAATGATATGGATGAGGTGGTTGCTACATTGGAAAAGGCAGTAGGTATGACCGGACAGGGTAAGCCGATTGTGATTTTGATGAAGACAATTATGGGTGCCGGGGTTGATTTTATGGAAGGGCATCATGAGTGGCATGGTATTGCGCCGAATGATGAGCAGTTGAAGAGTGCGTTGGGACAGTTGCCAGAGACGTTGGGAGATTATTAA
- a CDS encoding FtsX-like permease family protein yields the protein MIWQFASRYFRAKKSTNAINIIAWVSVSAIAVGVAALIVILSVFNGFEGLVKSLYSTFYPSVKVSPASGKSLHLTPAQLKQIAGVKGVANMAEVIEEKAVLRYGDGDQTIAILKGVDSNYNKVAAVNKSMVRGHFDTGDELAYRAVLGLELEMALGVDVEKSLVPLTVYLPRRNITSVTTPEDALGSGILYPSGSFAIQQDFNSKYVITHIDFMRGVLGMGPDEMSALEVGAKSGVNDNDLKARLKQLLGDGYLIQTRYEQNQALYAIMQTEKWAVYVIMSFIMVIAAFNMIGSLYMLVMEKQKDITILKAMGARSSLITRIFLMEGLIIAGIGTGIGFTISIIFCILQDKFGLIKLQGQSFLVPAYPVSMHLSDFVLVSITIVVIGLAASWYPARRAGRQHVALKAT from the coding sequence ATGATCTGGCAGTTCGCATCCCGGTATTTCAGGGCCAAAAAGAGTACTAATGCCATCAATATTATTGCATGGGTGAGCGTATCGGCTATTGCAGTCGGTGTGGCTGCCCTGATTGTTATTCTTAGTGTATTCAATGGCTTTGAAGGGTTGGTCAAGTCATTATATTCTACCTTTTACCCTTCTGTAAAGGTGAGTCCGGCGTCAGGGAAATCTTTGCATCTTACACCTGCACAGCTTAAGCAGATAGCTGGGGTAAAAGGTGTGGCAAACATGGCAGAGGTGATCGAGGAAAAAGCGGTGTTGCGATACGGAGATGGAGATCAGACAATCGCTATCCTGAAAGGTGTAGATAGTAATTATAATAAGGTAGCGGCTGTGAATAAAAGCATGGTGCGTGGTCATTTTGATACCGGCGATGAGCTGGCTTACAGAGCCGTATTGGGTTTGGAGCTGGAAATGGCGCTGGGGGTAGATGTAGAAAAAAGCCTTGTACCGCTGACGGTTTACCTGCCCCGTCGCAATATCACGAGTGTAACTACACCTGAAGATGCACTGGGAAGTGGTATCCTCTACCCTTCCGGCTCCTTTGCAATTCAACAGGACTTCAACAGCAAGTATGTCATTACCCATATCGATTTTATGAGAGGGGTATTAGGCATGGGACCAGATGAAATGTCGGCATTGGAAGTAGGTGCTAAGTCCGGTGTGAATGATAATGATCTGAAGGCAAGGCTGAAGCAGCTATTGGGAGATGGCTACCTGATACAGACAAGATATGAACAGAACCAGGCGCTGTATGCGATTATGCAGACGGAGAAGTGGGCGGTATATGTGATCATGTCATTTATAATGGTGATCGCTGCTTTCAACATGATTGGTTCACTCTATATGCTGGTTATGGAAAAGCAGAAAGACATCACGATTCTGAAGGCTATGGGAGCCAGGAGTAGCCTCATTACCCGCATCTTCCTTATGGAGGGATTGATTATTGCGGGGATCGGTACCGGAATAGGTTTTACAATCAGTATTATCTTCTGTATACTACAGGATAAGTTTGGGTTGATCAAATTGCAGGGGCAATCATTTTTAGTACCTGCGTACCCGGTGAGTATGCATTTGAGTGATTTTGTACTGGTAAGTATTACGATAGTTGTAATTGGATTAGCTGCCAGCTGGTATCCGGCAAGGAGAGCGGGGCGGCAACATGTAGCGCTAAAGGCTACCTAA
- a CDS encoding MraY family glycosyltransferase, which translates to MKDDIVGLTPLKKLIGQLMASFAVIYLSNLQISSMYGFMGFNALPPHFSLLLTYFTFLVVINAFNLIDGVDGLAGSVGMLVSGVLGTYFLYTGQLVYAVLGFSMAGGLAAFLIYNISPARIFMGDTGSLMVGLVNAILTIKFIEVAGNPAGKLPVESVPAVAIAILILPLFDTLRVFAVRMLHGRSPFAADRNHLHHYLLALNLNHRQVTLVCVGVNAAYIAFAFYFQHIGTGWLLGSMIGSSLILTGVLYQAKRRKENMLHKVTIATVNDAKAVVEVMPKSVIRVNPKGILQDK; encoded by the coding sequence ATGAAGGATGACATTGTAGGCCTTACCCCTTTAAAGAAACTCATAGGCCAGTTAATGGCTTCTTTTGCAGTAATTTATCTTAGTAATTTACAGATCAGCAGTATGTATGGTTTCATGGGTTTCAACGCCCTGCCTCCACACTTTAGCCTGCTGCTCACTTACTTTACATTCCTGGTGGTGATCAATGCCTTCAACCTGATTGATGGTGTAGATGGCCTCGCTGGTAGTGTAGGCATGCTGGTTTCTGGTGTGTTGGGTACATATTTCCTCTATACCGGACAACTGGTATATGCTGTATTAGGTTTTTCAATGGCAGGTGGCTTAGCTGCTTTCCTGATTTACAATATTTCTCCTGCCAGGATTTTCATGGGCGATACTGGTTCACTAATGGTGGGTCTGGTGAATGCCATCCTGACTATTAAGTTCATCGAAGTGGCGGGCAATCCTGCGGGCAAGCTGCCTGTAGAATCTGTGCCTGCGGTAGCGATTGCTATCCTGATCCTGCCACTGTTCGATACGTTGCGGGTATTTGCAGTGAGAATGCTACATGGCCGTTCTCCGTTTGCGGCGGACCGTAACCACCTGCATCACTACCTGCTGGCATTGAACCTCAACCACCGCCAGGTTACCCTGGTATGTGTAGGGGTAAATGCTGCTTACATAGCTTTTGCATTTTATTTCCAACATATTGGTACTGGCTGGTTACTGGGTAGTATGATTGGCTCCTCATTGATCCTCACTGGTGTACTTTACCAGGCTAAGAGGAGAAAAGAAAACATGCTGCACAAGGTTACCATTGCAACAGTCAATGATGCCAAAGCAGTGGTAGAGGTGATGCCGAAATCGGTAATCAGAGTTAATCCAAAAGGAATTTTACAGGATAAATAA